The region ATTGGGCAGCACTAGCATTATTAAGAGGAGTAATGTCTAGTCCAAGAGCAGGATTGGATATGTTAAAAGCAAAAAGAGCTAAACAAATCATTAGTGATGAGATCATAGTTGAAAACCCATTATTATCTGCTGAAAATGAAGATTCAGATATATTGGAAACAGATCTAATGGAACAATTAGAATTACAGTCAGAAGATGTAATTACAATAGATAATTTGATCAAGCAAGTTGAGCAATTAATGACCTTAAAAAATGATAATAAGGCAAAATTCGCGATTGATCAGGTAAAAGAATGGGTAGGTAATGGCGTCTATCCTATAATTTTCTGCCGTTATATTGCAACAGCTAAATATTTAGGAGATTTATTAAAAAGCGCTTTACCTAAAGGTATTGATGTGCAAGCCATCACTTCAGAATTTGCAGATGAGCAACGTAAAGAAATGATTGACGGAATGGGTAAAAGCAATAAGCGCGTTTTAATTGCAACGGATTGTTTGTCTGAAGGAATTAATCTACAAGAACATTTTACAGCAGTATTACATTATGATTTACCTTGGAACCCTAATCGTTTAGAACAGCGTGAAGGACGTGTAGATCGTTATGGTCAAGAAGCTGAAACAGTATATGCTTATTTATTATGGGGCGAAGACAACCCTATAGATAGTGTGGTTTTAAAAGTATTGATTAAAAAAGTTAGAGACATTCAAAAAGCAACTGGGGTTTCAATTGTTATTGGAGACGAGAATAAATCTATTATGGATGCTGTATTAAAAGAAGTCTTATTAGATCCTTCAAAAGCAGTATTAAGTGAAAACCAAATGGCCATAGATTTTGGAGATGAGGTTTCAAATGCCAATAAAATAATTACAAATCAACTTGAACAAGCCAAACAAAAAGCAGAAAAACTACGTACTATTTTTGCACATGAAAGTATAAAGCCAGAAGCCATTGAAAAGGAATTAAAAGAAGTAGATGAAGTAATAGGTGATGTAAAGACGGTTGAAAACTTTGTAATACATGCTTGTAGAACCTTAGGAGCAACTGTAAACAAAGAAAATAAAGGTTATATTTTAGACCCATTTAACTTACCTGAACATTTAAAAAGGACTTTACCAGATGCACCCCAAATTCCATTGAGTTTTGTCTCTCCAACACCTAGAGGAAGAATATATATTGGTCGTAATCATAAATTGGTAGAGCAATTAGCGCAGCTAATGATGTCTTTGGCTTTTGAGCCTAAAAAAGGGGTCAATCATATTGCACGTGCTGCCGTAATTCAAACAGATGCAGTAAAAGCAAGAACTACCATTGTGCAATTTAGAGTTAGAAATGTAATTAAAGAAGTAAACAGAAATAGAGAGTTAATTGCAGAAGAATTGTACTTGTGGGGGTATAGTGGTAAAGAGAGCTCTAAAGAAATACTAGATTATCAAACTTGTAAAAAACTATTAAATGAAGCGAAAAGTGCTGTAAATATATCTCAAGAACGTCAAGAACAATTATTTACAGAGGTAAAAGAAACGTATCATACCTTAAAAAGTGAAGTACAAATTTTGTCAGAAGAAAGAGCAATGCACTTAGTAGCATCTCATGGCAGATTTAAAGAATTAGTGGGAGGGAGAAGATATGAAGCAGTGCATCCTGTTTTACCTCCAGATGTTATCGGTATTTATGTATTAATGCCTAAACCTAAAATGCTGTAGACTATGAACTTTTCAAGCATCAACATACAAGGAAATATTCTTTCTTCAGAGATTTTAGACAAAATTCGTTCAGAAGAAAAATTCAAACACCAACAACCGGAAGCATTTGGTTTAGCAAGAACTGCTTCATTAAGAGATGAGATAGGAATGTCTTGGGCAATAATGCGTACACATTGGCAAGCCTATAAAAAAAGACTAGAAACCTTACCAAAAGGAGATACAGGAACGTCACTAACGAGAGAACGTTTAATCATTCCTTTATTAAGTGAATTAGGATTCGAAGTTTCTCGCCAAAAGGCACAATTGGTAAATGGCAAGTCTTACGCAATAAGTCATGGTGCTACTAATAAAGATCATTACCCAATTCATATTATGGGGTATAATGATCACTTAGACAAACGAAGAGATGTTGGAGGTCCGCGTTTATCTCCTCATGCATTGGTGCAAGAATACCTCAACAATACAGAGCATTTATACGCATTAGTTACCAATGGAAAGCAATTACGATTATTACGTGATGCTACAAGATTGGTAAGGATGAGTTATGTGGAGTTCGATTTAGAACGCATGTTTGAAGAGGAGCTATATGCAGATTTCTCTCTACTATTTCGTGTATTGCATGCAACACGAATGCCAGATAAAATTGATGGCGGTTCAGAAAGTGTTATTGAGTATTACCATCAAGAAAGTATGGCTTCGGGTACACGCATTCGTGAAAAGTTAAGTGAAGCCGTGGAAAACTCTATCAAAACATTAGCAAATGGTTTTTTAGAGCATCTTAGCAATACAGAATTGATACAATTATTTGAAACGAATTCAATTTCGGCTGATCAATATTATACACAACAATTAAGTTTAATTTACAGAATACTTTTTCTAATTGTTTTAGAAGAACGCAAATTAATTTATCCTGATGATTTAACAGAAGAACAACAACGTTTTAGAAAGGTATATTATCGATATTATAGTATAGAACGCTTACGTAAATTAACAGAAAATAGAGTCTATGTAGATGCGGATAAATACGATTTATGGGAAAGTTTAAAAACTACCTTTTTAATATTTGAACATGAAGAGTATGGAGCTAAATTAGGAATAAAACCTCTAGGCAGTGGTTTATTTGCATCTAATGCTATTGGCATTTTAAAAGAACAGTTTTTAAGCAATGGTAATTTAATTGAAGTTTTAAAACGTTTAACAACCTTTGTAAACGAACAAAAAGTATTAGTTCGTGTCAATTATTCCGATTTAGATGTAGAGGAGTTTGGTTCTATCTATGAAGGGTTATTAGACTACAAACCTGTAGTTCAAAATATAGGTTCACAATTTCAATTTAGTTTTATACCAGGAGATGATCGTTCTAGTTCTGGCTCTCATTATACACCGGAAGAATTGGTGAAACCCTTAATAAAACATTCTTTAGAGTATATCATCGCAGATAAATTAAAAGAATCAAATCCAGAAGAAGCACTTCTTTCTATTACAGTATGTGATGTAGCTTGTGGTTCTGGTCATATATTACTGTCTGCAGCGCGAAAAATAGCAACAGAATTGGCTAGTATACGTGAAGGTGCAGAACAACCTTCGCCAACTTATTACAGAGCAGCAATGAAAGATGTGATACGTAACTGTATTTACGGGGTAGATTTAAACCCATTGGCAGTAGAGTTGTGTAAAGTAGCATTGTGGTTAGAAGCACACAACCCAAACGAACCTTTAAACTTTTTAGACCATCATATTAAATGTGGGAACGCTATTGTAGGTTTGGCTCATTTTGAAGAATTACAAAACGGTATTGCCACAGAAGCTTTTAAAACCTTACCGGGAGACGACAAAGAGTTTGCAGCAACGCTAAGAAAGAAAAACACAGCAGAACGCAAAACCAAACAAATTAGCACATTTGATACCGAAAAAGAAGATGTAAACCTACAAGGCATACAAAAAGAATTTGCAACATTTGTAGCATTACCCGAATCTTCACCAGAAGAAATTGCAGCCAAAGCAGAGGCTTATAAAAACTTAACAACAGATAAAAAATGGTACCGTTTAAAAAACTTAGCAGACTTGCAAGTAGCGCAATTTTTTATACCCAAAACAGTTGAAAACAGAGAGAAACTAACTACTAACGAAAAATACAAAACTTATTTAAACTCGGGTGCTCAAATTATAGACCGTGGAGCTGCAAATGCAATGGCAGTTAAAAAACGTTTTTTTCATTGGTTTTTAGAATTTCCACAAGTATTTAGCAATGGGGGTTTTGATTGTATTTTAGGAAATCCTCCTTTTTTAGGTGGACAAAAATTAAGTGGTACTTATGGATATCCATTTACGGAATTTATAAAATATGAATACACACCAATAGGCAGTGTAGATCTTGTTACTTACTTTTTTAGAAGAATATTTCAAATAATTAAAAAGGGAGGATTTCAATCATTAATATCTACTAATACTATAGCTCAAGGGAATGCTAGAACTGATGGTTTAGTTATTATTAAAGAAAAAGGTGGCGCCATAAATTATGCAGTGAAATCAATGAAGTGGCCGGGATTAGCAGCGGTTGAAGTTGCCCTCGTAACTATCTTTAAAGGAAAATGGATTAAAACTTTGGTGTTAGATCAAAAAAAAGTAGAATATATTACTACTTATCTAGATAATCAGGAGTTTTTAGGAGAGCCTTATTCATTAGTTTCAAACACAAATAAAAGTTTCCAAGGCTCAATCATTTTAGGAAAAGGATTTGTGATTGAAAAAGAAAAAGCTAATCGAATTATTAATTCAAATTCAAAATACAAAAATGTATTATATCCGTTTTTAAATGGACAAGATTTAAACAATACGATCGATCAAAAAGCAAAACGCTGGGTTATTAATTTCTTTGATTGGAAAAAAGAAAAAGCGGAAAAGTACGAGCAATGTTTCGATATGGTTGAAGATACTGTACTTAAGGAGCGGATAGCTTCAAATAGAAAAAAAGAAAATGATGGAAAGACTTTAAATAATGATGACATAAAAAAGGTAGATGACTTTTGGAATTACCTTAGGCCAAGAATAGAATTATATAAGTTATTAAAATCTAAAAATGAAGCTCTAGTTATTGCAAGAATTAGTAAAACTGTTGCATTTGAAATTGTTGAAGCAAACCAAGTATTTGCGGATGCTTTGGTAGTATTTCCTGAATTTGGAAAAACTCATTTGGGATGTTTACAATCTTCCCTTCATGTTCATTGGGCTTGGAAGTATTGCACTACGATGAAGGCAGACCTAAACTATTCTCCAGGTAAAACTTTTGAAACATTTCCATTTCCAAATGATTTTTCAAATCTAGAAGAGCTTGTTACAAGTTATATTTCAAAAAGAAAAGCTTTATGCTTAAATTACAATATAGGTTTAACAGGTTTAAATGGGCTATTTAATGATTCAAAGAATAAAGAAGATGGCATTGTTGAACTACGCAAAATATATAAAGAAATGGATAATGTTGTTTTAGCAGCATATGGTTGGCAAGACATTAATTTACTTCATGATTTTTATGAAGTAGACTATTTACCAGAAAATGATAGAGTACGTTATACCGTTCACCCAGATGCACGTAAAGAAGTTTTAAAACGCTTGTTACTCTTAAACCATGAACGTTATGAAGATGAGGTAAAACAAGGTTTGCATAAAAAGAAAGATGTTGTTGCTTTTTACAAACAAAAAAACCAAGAAGTACCTGAAGATATAACGTTTAGTGATGGTAAAAAGAAACCTGTTAAAAGAAAAAAAGTAACTGCTTTAGAAGAACCAAAAGAGCAATATGGTTTATTCAATGACGTTGCCAAAGAAATAAAAGAAAATAGGAAGCTTACTATTAAAAATGAAGAAGGTGTTATTTTTAAATACCACATTACTCAAAAAGCTACAAAAGGGAATTTTACAGGAGCCTTTAAACAAATTGCAACAGATTCAACTTTGGCAGAAATTATGTTGGGTAGAAAGGTTGGAGATAGCTTTAATTTTGGTGGGGTTGGGTATGTAATTTTGGAGGTGGAGTAGTACATTAGATTATGAAGAATAATTGTTAAAAGAAAAAAGAAAAAAAATGAGCATTGAAAACCCAAAAAAAGAAAAAAAACTAGTAAATAAAGTTGAAATCCTTTCAAATGCAGAGAAGGCATTTGAAAAAATGACAAATGTTTTATTAGATTTAAAACCTCCAGAGACAATTTATACCTCTAGGAATGAAGATAATTTCTTTAACGAGCTTAAAGCTTTTGTAAAACTAGAAATTGAAAACATTAAAAAAATAACGCATCACCTAAAAGAGAATGTAGAATGGGCGCAATTAAATGCAGCTTTTTTTGGTGAAACGAATGCAGGTAAAAGTACAACTATAGAGTCTTTGTTATCTTATTTGGATGTACCTAGGAATGGCAAAACGATTGGAGATGGCTCTAAAGATTTTACAAAAGAGGTAACCTATCACAATTTTAACAGCAATGGAAAAAAAATTGGGTTGATAGATTTGCCCGGTATAGAAGGAGATGAACAAGGAAACTTAGATGATATAGACGCTAAACTAAGACGAGGTATAACAAAAGCACATGTTGTCTTTTATGTTTACGGAAATAGTAAAAAACCCGAGCCAGCAACCGTAAAAAAAATTAATAAATATTTAAACGAACAAGCTACCGTTATTAGCATTTGTAACAATCGAGGTAAAGCAGCAAAATACAAGAGAATTCTTAATAAAGAAGGTAAAGTAGCATTAAAAGCGTCAGAGGTAAACGAGCAATCTAAAGAAATCTTAAAAGAAGTATTAGGAAAACAGTATAATGGTGATTTGTTTATAAATTCTTTAGCAGCGTATCTAAGTGTTGGTGAAATTGAAAGAGATGATTTTAAAGCTGATAAGAAAGCTTTTTTAGAAGTTTTTAAAACAGAAGATAAATTAAGGACTTTTTCTAATTTAAATTCTATTATAGACACTATAGAGATAAAATCTAAAAATGAGGAGTCTGTAATACTAGAAGCAAACAAGCAAAAATTAAACCGTGTTTTACGTGAAGTAGCTACAAACTTAAGTGATTTTAAACAAATAGAGATTTCTGAAGAAAAAATTGAAAAAACAAGAATTGAAATAGAAGAATTCTTTAAAACAGTAAAATCAGATATCAAACTATATCAAACTAAATGTAAAAATAGTTTAGAAATATCGATTGACAATCATTTTAGAAAATTACAAACAGAAATTTTCAGAATGATTGACGACGGAAATGTTAAAGAAGAAAAAGTTAAAATTTTAGTTGAATACCAATCAAAAAGACTACAAACTACATTGGTTAAGTCACTAAAATATTACAATAGCAGTTTAATTATAAGAATAGAAGATAGATTAAAAAAATTAGAGCGTTATTCTAAAGTAAATATCAATCAGTTATTTTCTAATACAGTACAAATAGGTAATATTAATTTAGAGGGTCTTACAGAGTTAGATGTTTCTTTTGCTGATATTGCAGGTTTTGCTGCTGCTTTTGGTGGTTTTGTATTTGGTCCTTGGGGTGGTGCTATTTCATTAGCACGTTGGGGAATTTCAAAACTATTTTTTGGAGATGGTGGTAAAGCAAAGGCAAAGGCAAAAATTTCAAATGAATTAAGAATTAAAAGGGATAAGTTAAAAGAAGAATTTAGAAATCAAATTATTAAAAAACAATACGATTCAATTGAAGCAGAAGTTTTTCAAAGATTTAAGCAATTGAACGACGTTCCAAATGAAATGTTAGATTGGAGAGAGAAAATAAATAATAGTTTAAAAGAAATAGAAAGCCTAATAATTAATTAAATTATGAAAAATAAGAAGCATATAGAAAATCTAGCAAAGTTATTACTTTTAATAAAAGAAGGAAATATTTATGGACTTGGCCTTAAAGATGTGGAAACTAAAATAGCATCTGCCATAGAAAGTTTAGAAAACAATTTACTTAATGTTGTTTTGTTTGGTTCTTTTTCAGATGGTAAAACCACAGTAGCTGCCGGTTGGTTGGAAGAAGAATTTGATAATATGAAAATAGATACAAATGAATCATCTGATGAAATTTGTATTTACAACTCTACATTAAAAAATGTTAGAATTATTGATACCCCAGGTTTATTTGGGGACAAACAAAAATCTGTAGACAATGTCGTTATTAAATATGAAGAACAAACAAAAAAATATATTTCAGAAGCACATTTAATATTGTACGTTGTTGAAGCTGTAAATCCTATTAAAGATTCTCATAAGAATATTATTAAATGGGTATTGCAAGATTTAGGAAAGTTAGAGCAAACCATCTTTGTAGTAAATAAAATGGACGACGTAGCAAACCTTGAAGATGAAAAAGATTTTATAAGAAATGCAGAAATAAAAACAAAAGTTATAAAAGATACCATAAAATCATTTTTAGAAATTAGTGAAGAGAAATCAGAAAAATTAAATATTGTATGTGTATCTGCAGATCCGTTTGAAGAAGGATTAAAAGAATGGTTTAATAATATAAAAGAGTATCGCGAACTTTCGCGTTTAGAGGGTTTAAAAACAATAACTTCAGATATAGTTCAAAATAACGAAGAAAGGCTTATCAGCGGAGTTTCTAAAAGTGTAATGAAGGACGTTATAACAACAAAAACAAATGAACTAAATGAAATTATAAATATTGAAAAACAAAATATTTATAAACAAAAACTTGAATTAAAAAGACTGAGTTCTGATATAGGTTATTTAAAAACAGATGCAGGTACGGCAGTAAGGCAAGCAAAGGATAACTTAGGTAATTTAAGAGATGCTATTTTTTATGAAATAGATGGGGCAACTAGAGAAACCTATTATTCTGTAATCGAAAGAAATTTAGGTGTAAAAAAGAATGGTAAAGAATTGGAAATTGGTTTTTTATTACAACAAAAAGTTCAGGGAATTATTGATGAAGCAATTGAAGGGTTACAAGGGCGAACTCAAAAAATAACTTTAGATTTAGAAGAAACAGTTCGTGAAATAAATGAAGGTATGCAAAGGATGGCAGCTTCTGGCTTATCAGAACTTATTAAAAATGCAAGTAAAATTCCGGTTAGTAAAATTAGAGATGGTATATTATCTGCTAGAAATACGTTAAAACTCTCTACCAAATTTAAGCCTTGGGGGGCGTTAAAACTTGCTGGTAACTTTGCAAAAGGAGCGGCAATTTTAGGTGCTTTATTAGATATTGGAATTTCATATTGGGAAAAGAAAAAGGCAGAGAAATTTAATAAAGAAAAAATGGAGATGAAACAATCAATAGGTAGTTTTTTCTCAGATATTTTAGATGATTTAGGCTCTACGGATGATTTTATTAATAAGTATATTCCATCTTTTAATACATTACAAAGTACCATAGAAGATTTAGAAACAAACAATGTGAGTTTTGAAGAAAAATTAGAGAAATCAACTGTTTGGAAAGATAAGGTTTTTAATTTTTTTGACGCAGAAGAGATACCTTTTGAAGAAATTTAATTTTGATGAATGTAGTTCAGGAGCTTGCTAACATGATATGCATAAGTTTAAAATATATTAAAAAAAATTAGAAGATGAAAAAGTATAAAAAAAAATTCTCTAATAATATAATAACAAATAATAGAAAATCTTGTTAGATGATAAGTCACATTAATAATTTAATAAAATCTACAAAAAAACAATATGCTGATAATTACAGCTATATGTTAAGAGATTACAACCAAGAGAATGAAACAGTAAAAGGCTACAATGGTCGTCAGTTATTAGAGCTATTGCAGAACTGCGATGATGAAGGATCTAAGGAAGTACTCATAAAATTAGATACAAAAAAAAGGCAAGTCTCAATTCATAATATTGGAACACCATTTTCTGAAAAAGGATATCGTTCTTTATTTATTTCTAATTTATCTTCTAAAACAGAACAAAAAAAGTATATAGGTAATAAAGGACTAGGGTTTAGATCAATTATTAACTGGAGTAAGGGCATAGAAATTCAAAGTAATAATATTTCTCTAAGCTATTCAGAGAAAAAAAGAAAAGCAAATTTTCAGGAATTATTTGATACTGAAATTCAACAACAAATTAGAACAGAGCAAAATTTAAAAGACCATGTAATTCCCTTGCCTTTTCTTACCATTCCAGATATATCTGTAATCGAACAAAAGGAATATGTTACGAGTATAATTATCGAATATAAAATAAGTTTTTTAAAAGATATTATAAAACAAATTAGAGCAATCACCCCTGAAACTATTTTATTTTTAAACAATATTCAAAACATAAAATTTGAAGGTTTAGAAGGTAAAGAAAATATTTCGTGTAAAAGAGAAGTTATAACAAGAAGTGAAGATATATTTGAGCCAAAAACAAAAATAAGTTTCGAAAATGGAACTATTTGGCAAATTTTCGAGAAAGAGAAAGTCCTTCCTGAAAAATATTGGGATAAAATCAAACAAGATGAAGAGTTTTATCAAATTAAAATAGCAATTGAAGAGAACTTTGAATACAGCTCACCTTTCTTATATTCTTTCTTTCCAACTAGAATTCAATTAAAACAACCATACATTTTGCATGCAACTTTTGATTTGGATGCCACTAGAAATCAAATTAACGATTCTGAAAAAAACAGGTTTATCCTTAAGAAAATAGTGAAATTCACAACAAAAGTTGCGAAATATTTTTCCAGAGATGAAGTGTCTTACAAACCTTTAGAAATTTTACATCATATAAACAAGGCTGATACCTTAGCTGAATTAGGTTATTATGATTTAATTGATTCTGCGATACACATAGAGTCAATACTTCCTTGTATAGATAATACATATAAAACACTAGAAGAATCTATTTTTATAAGCAATGTATTTGGGCAAATGCTTTTAAATATTGGTGCTGAAAATGAGATTAACTGTCATTTATTACCACTTGAAAATAAAAATCTAAGAGATTATAATTTAGAAGGTCATATTGATAATGATTTAGTTGTCCTAAAAGATGTAATAGAAATTATAAATAGAATCTCAGCCAAAGAGCTGTCAATGATAAATAGAGCTCAATTTATTTACCAGATTGTAGAAAATTGTGATTTCATTAAAGAGGACTACGAAAATAGCATGACATTTTTAGTGAATGATCAATTAATGAACATTCAAATAGGAGAATATATTTATACACCAATAACAAAAAAAAATGAATTAAAAACACCCTCTTTTGCCAATATTCAATTCCTTAATAAGGCCTTATATGACGAGTTGCTCGAAATGTTTGAGTTCAATGTTGATGAAAATTCTAATAAATCTAGATTTATATATGATCAATTAAAGGGGTTTTGTAATATTCATAGTTATGAACCAGCTACCTTGGCGCAAAAAATAATAAGCGAATCAAGAAATCGATTAAATACATCTCCAGAAAATAAGGTTGATATAATAAAAGAAATGAACCAATGTTTATTTCATAATTTTCAAAAACTCAATGATGAAACAAAATTACCGGAAGCTATTCGTGTTCCCGGGATTACAAAAAAGGGGAATATTAAACTAGTAGATGAATTGGTTTTTTCAGATGAATACCCAATAGGCAAAATCACTGAAACAATTTTTAAAGGTATTTACAAGCCAAATGATTTTATTGGGGCACCTGATATCCTTGGATTAGATGTTCAAGACAAGAATAAAGTACAGGATTACCTAAAATGGATTGGAGTTAATGATTTTGCAATTTATAAATCAATTACAACTCAGGATGAAAACCTTCAAAAGTATCGAGTTTATTTAACCAATGTATTAAATGAACATATTGATTCACGTATTAAAGCAAGAGTATGGAGTATTAAGAATCTTGAAATTATTTTAAAATTAATTTCTATTGAAAAGTTTATTTTATGGATTCATTTTGATGAAAAATTACGGAAGCAATTGAATGATCTGGAAAATGTCGACTCTTTACAATATTTTTACAGAACTTGGAATTCTGTTTATGTAAAACCATCGTATATTAAATATCAGATTGATCAATTAAGTAATTATATTTTGTCAGATTATCTAATAGATGAAAGATATAGTTGGATCAATAATTTTTCATTTGACTATAGAAAAGATTTTTTCAAAGAGCATGGTATATCAAAAAGTAGTATAGATGCTATTTTACTAATATTGGGGGCTAAAGATGATTTTAGTAACTTATCAATTGATAAAGTTTTAGAAACAATAAATAAATTACCAGAGAGATATCCAAATGGGAAGAAAACTCAAATAATTTATAAAATGGCCTTGGCTAATTATAAAGAAAATGGGAATAGCTTAAATAGTGAGGTGTTTCTTTTTGCAGATGATGGTAAGGAATTGAAACCATTTCCTCAATCTGAAGTATATTTTAGTGATAATATAAAACTCCCAAAGCAGTTGATGAAAGACTTTCCTGT is a window of Polaribacter litorisediminis DNA encoding:
- a CDS encoding helicase-related protein, giving the protein MNREHKPGTLINYRGRRWIVMPSDDKEILNIKPLGGSDHEMTGVFLPIKIPGQEITDTEIEYPEKKDIGDFQSAKLLFQAARLSFRNAAGPFRCMGKLSFRPRSYQVIPLVMSLKQEVTRLLIGDDVGIGKTVEALMILKEAMERGEVDRFAVICLPHLCEQWQGELKDKLDIQAEIIRSSTIARLERQIPDDRSVFHHYPYQVISIDYVKQDSKKGIFLTDCPEFIIVDEAHTCTLPAGAKSKTQQQRYSLLHDIAQDDKRHLLLLTATPHSGKDTEFRSLLGLLNPKFDALDFENITQAQRVELAKYFVQRKRANIKRWLNEDTPFPDRETKEIGYTLNTAYKNFYTEVLSFAQGITRKGEKTNKGAAHYWAALALLRGVMSSPRAGLDMLKAKRAKQIISDEIIVENPLLSAENEDSDILETDLMEQLELQSEDVITIDNLIKQVEQLMTLKNDNKAKFAIDQVKEWVGNGVYPIIFCRYIATAKYLGDLLKSALPKGIDVQAITSEFADEQRKEMIDGMGKSNKRVLIATDCLSEGINLQEHFTAVLHYDLPWNPNRLEQREGRVDRYGQEAETVYAYLLWGEDNPIDSVVLKVLIKKVRDIQKATGVSIVIGDENKSIMDAVLKEVLLDPSKAVLSENQMAIDFGDEVSNANKIITNQLEQAKQKAEKLRTIFAHESIKPEAIEKELKEVDEVIGDVKTVENFVIHACRTLGATVNKENKGYILDPFNLPEHLKRTLPDAPQIPLSFVSPTPRGRIYIGRNHKLVEQLAQLMMSLAFEPKKGVNHIARAAVIQTDAVKARTTIVQFRVRNVIKEVNRNRELIAEELYLWGYSGKESSKEILDYQTCKKLLNEAKSAVNISQERQEQLFTEVKETYHTLKSEVQILSEERAMHLVASHGRFKELVGGRRYEAVHPVLPPDVIGIYVLMPKPKML
- a CDS encoding Eco57I restriction-modification methylase domain-containing protein; its protein translation is MNFSSINIQGNILSSEILDKIRSEEKFKHQQPEAFGLARTASLRDEIGMSWAIMRTHWQAYKKRLETLPKGDTGTSLTRERLIIPLLSELGFEVSRQKAQLVNGKSYAISHGATNKDHYPIHIMGYNDHLDKRRDVGGPRLSPHALVQEYLNNTEHLYALVTNGKQLRLLRDATRLVRMSYVEFDLERMFEEELYADFSLLFRVLHATRMPDKIDGGSESVIEYYHQESMASGTRIREKLSEAVENSIKTLANGFLEHLSNTELIQLFETNSISADQYYTQQLSLIYRILFLIVLEERKLIYPDDLTEEQQRFRKVYYRYYSIERLRKLTENRVYVDADKYDLWESLKTTFLIFEHEEYGAKLGIKPLGSGLFASNAIGILKEQFLSNGNLIEVLKRLTTFVNEQKVLVRVNYSDLDVEEFGSIYEGLLDYKPVVQNIGSQFQFSFIPGDDRSSSGSHYTPEELVKPLIKHSLEYIIADKLKESNPEEALLSITVCDVACGSGHILLSAARKIATELASIREGAEQPSPTYYRAAMKDVIRNCIYGVDLNPLAVELCKVALWLEAHNPNEPLNFLDHHIKCGNAIVGLAHFEELQNGIATEAFKTLPGDDKEFAATLRKKNTAERKTKQISTFDTEKEDVNLQGIQKEFATFVALPESSPEEIAAKAEAYKNLTTDKKWYRLKNLADLQVAQFFIPKTVENREKLTTNEKYKTYLNSGAQIIDRGAANAMAVKKRFFHWFLEFPQVFSNGGFDCILGNPPFLGGQKLSGTYGYPFTEFIKYEYTPIGSVDLVTYFFRRIFQIIKKGGFQSLISTNTIAQGNARTDGLVIIKEKGGAINYAVKSMKWPGLAAVEVALVTIFKGKWIKTLVLDQKKVEYITTYLDNQEFLGEPYSLVSNTNKSFQGSIILGKGFVIEKEKANRIINSNSKYKNVLYPFLNGQDLNNTIDQKAKRWVINFFDWKKEKAEKYEQCFDMVEDTVLKERIASNRKKENDGKTLNNDDIKKVDDFWNYLRPRIELYKLLKSKNEALVIARISKTVAFEIVEANQVFADALVVFPEFGKTHLGCLQSSLHVHWAWKYCTTMKADLNYSPGKTFETFPFPNDFSNLEELVTSYISKRKALCLNYNIGLTGLNGLFNDSKNKEDGIVELRKIYKEMDNVVLAAYGWQDINLLHDFYEVDYLPENDRVRYTVHPDARKEVLKRLLLLNHERYEDEVKQGLHKKKDVVAFYKQKNQEVPEDITFSDGKKKPVKRKKVTALEEPKEQYGLFNDVAKEIKENRKLTIKNEEGVIFKYHITQKATKGNFTGAFKQIATDSTLAEIMLGRKVGDSFNFGGVGYVILEVE
- a CDS encoding GTPase encodes the protein MSIENPKKEKKLVNKVEILSNAEKAFEKMTNVLLDLKPPETIYTSRNEDNFFNELKAFVKLEIENIKKITHHLKENVEWAQLNAAFFGETNAGKSTTIESLLSYLDVPRNGKTIGDGSKDFTKEVTYHNFNSNGKKIGLIDLPGIEGDEQGNLDDIDAKLRRGITKAHVVFYVYGNSKKPEPATVKKINKYLNEQATVISICNNRGKAAKYKRILNKEGKVALKASEVNEQSKEILKEVLGKQYNGDLFINSLAAYLSVGEIERDDFKADKKAFLEVFKTEDKLRTFSNLNSIIDTIEIKSKNEESVILEANKQKLNRVLREVATNLSDFKQIEISEEKIEKTRIEIEEFFKTVKSDIKLYQTKCKNSLEISIDNHFRKLQTEIFRMIDDGNVKEEKVKILVEYQSKRLQTTLVKSLKYYNSSLIIRIEDRLKKLERYSKVNINQLFSNTVQIGNINLEGLTELDVSFADIAGFAAAFGGFVFGPWGGAISLARWGISKLFFGDGGKAKAKAKISNELRIKRDKLKEEFRNQIIKKQYDSIEAEVFQRFKQLNDVPNEMLDWREKINNSLKEIESLIIN
- a CDS encoding LeoA/HP0731 family dynamin-like GTPase; protein product: MKNKKHIENLAKLLLLIKEGNIYGLGLKDVETKIASAIESLENNLLNVVLFGSFSDGKTTVAAGWLEEEFDNMKIDTNESSDEICIYNSTLKNVRIIDTPGLFGDKQKSVDNVVIKYEEQTKKYISEAHLILYVVEAVNPIKDSHKNIIKWVLQDLGKLEQTIFVVNKMDDVANLEDEKDFIRNAEIKTKVIKDTIKSFLEISEEKSEKLNIVCVSADPFEEGLKEWFNNIKEYRELSRLEGLKTITSDIVQNNEERLISGVSKSVMKDVITTKTNELNEIINIEKQNIYKQKLELKRLSSDIGYLKTDAGTAVRQAKDNLGNLRDAIFYEIDGATRETYYSVIERNLGVKKNGKELEIGFLLQQKVQGIIDEAIEGLQGRTQKITLDLEETVREINEGMQRMAASGLSELIKNASKIPVSKIRDGILSARNTLKLSTKFKPWGALKLAGNFAKGAAILGALLDIGISYWEKKKAEKFNKEKMEMKQSIGSFFSDILDDLGSTDDFINKYIPSFNTLQSTIEDLETNNVSFEEKLEKSTVWKDKVFNFFDAEEIPFEEI